The Fusarium oxysporum Fo47 chromosome II, complete sequence genome includes a region encoding these proteins:
- a CDS encoding ankyrin repeat-containing domain protein, translating into MEVLGAVASSIAVVQALAAGKHAVSLFQEIPDIQKDFDYLMKELNMIKSMAQAVSRMAPTALEQDLINTAARNLNEVTAELEALLRICSRESGPEGNKMNKARKRKWLVEKSDIKKLQQRMSQAKETLHFALNSSRVSNDIRFQAEMRQIMMNMQTMHTSSPSPPLQVPQLPEIIESPAPVQQLQDDHTPESDAVVMNNGHDSNLKHMNGSVQINSVVSTQRIPSDSACRFDLLDIWKNILTEVGLPRRVAIAAANRLRNNKLNDNESYLVQKVLSLSRDISEVATTKVHEAVFQCAGLQEALQEQPWAINTIDDTGDSPLYLATRRNQVRSMEFLISAGADVNQQSYNGLTPLMVAVWQQDVESVKLLLKSKSNVNLCNEEGTTALHWASMKVNPEVTSLLLAAGASVKHRNMYGDTPLYSLAGSTNTTHQDIEVAIEMLLAAGSDLEARNNLGITPFLLSIHHNKLEFTRGLVKSDCSVHVLNDYSQNVLHLAARFASLELLWYLSVLDLSSINPYQEDSFGDTPFDDLVRNSHATGEWDLGDSRRPSLAEQEAFVELYQGVRDQALQNDIQNLERVLGALQEQDIAVAREHLAMLIRKEKRWERENLVSWYRALDKRIQHAEWELATEDIEGHLLDLQEELATPVWEIPSKYGYLWEFDDGESVSEEVSESEDRSEKLYDSDQQVVHEDDAQAA; encoded by the exons ATGGAGGTCCTTGGTGCCGTAGCCAGCTCCATCGCCGTAGTGCAGGCTTTGGCAGCTGGGAAACATGCCGTCTCTCTTTTTCAAGAAATTCCGGATATTCAGAAAGACTTTGACTATCTGATGAAGGAG TTGAACATGATCAAATCCATGGCGCAAGCTGTCTCGAGAATGGCTCCCACAGCACTGGAACAAGATCTTATCAATACTGCAGCGCGAAATCTGAATGAGGTCACCGCAGAACTCGAAGCGTTATTACGGATATGTTCTCGCGAGAGTGGCCCAGAGGGgaacaagatgaacaaggcaaggaagagaaagtgGCTTGTAGAGAAAAGCGACATCAAGAAGCTTCAACAGAGGATGAGCCAAGCCAAAGAAACTCTTCACTTTGCTCTGAACTCGTCGCGCGTATCCAACGATATTCG ATTTCAGGCAGAAATGAGACAGATTATGATGAACATGCAAACGATGCATACAAGCTCGCCAAGTCCGCCACTTCAAGTTCCGCAACTACCGGAAATCATAGAGAGTCCAGCACCAGTTCAACAACTTCAGGACGATCATACACCGGAGTCAGACGCAGTGGTTATGAACAATGGTCATGACAGCAATCTGAAACACATGAATGGCTCTGTGCAGATAAACTCTGTGGTGTCGACTCAGAGAATACCATCTGATTCAGCATGCCG ATTT gatcttcttgatatATGGAAGAATATCCTGACTGAGGTTGGGTTACCCAG ACGTGTCGCGATTGCTGCTGCCAATAGACTAAGAAACAATAAACTCAACGATAACGAGTCTTACCTTGTTCAAAAAGTCCTCAGTCTTTCTCGGGATATATCTGAAGTGGCAACAACCAAGGTTCACGAGGCCGTCTTTCAGTGTGCGGGCCTGCAAGAAGCATTACAAGAGCAACCTTGGgctatcaacaccatcgacGACACTGGCGACTCTCCTCTTTATCTTGCAACGAGGAGGAACCAAGTCAGGTCCATGGAATTTCTCATTTCAGCAGGAGCTGATGTTAATCAACAATCGTACAACGGATTGACACCTCTCATGGTCGCAGTCTGGCAACAAGACGTCGAGTCTGTAAAGCTGCTGCTCAAGTCCAAATCTAACGTTAATTTGTGCAATGAAGAAGGCACTACAGCATTGCATTGGGCTTCGATGAAAGTCAACCCCGAGGTCAccagccttttgctagcGGCAGGCGCATCCGTAAAGCATCGCAATATGTACGGCGATACGCCACTGTATAGTCTGGCCGGATCTACAAACACTACTCATCAAGACATCGAAGTAGCCATTGAGATGCTGCTCGCAGCAGGATCTGACCTTGAAGCACGAAACAATCTAGGGATTACCCCTTTCCTTCTATCAATTCATCACAATAAATTGGAATTCACAAGAGGTTTGGTAAAGTCAGATTGCTCTGTTCATGTTTTGAATGACTATTCTCAAAACGTGCTGCATCTTGCAGCCAGATTCGCTTCACTAGAATTACTTTGGTATCTTTCTGTCTTGGACCTATCCAGCATTAATCCATATCAGGAAGACTCATTTGGCGACACACCCTTTGATGATCTCGTCAGAAACTCTCATGCTACGGGCGAATGGGACCTGGGGGATTCTCGTAGGCCAAGTCTCGCCGAGCAAGAGGCTTTTGTCGAGCTTTATCAAGGCGTTCGAGACCAAGCCCTACAGAATGATATTCAGAATCTTGAGCGAGTACTCGGCGCGTTGCAAGAGCAGGACATTGCAGTCGCCCGAGAACATCTAGCCATGTTGATCAGAAAAGAGAAACGATGGGAGCGTGAAAATCTGGTTTCTTGGTATCGAGCTCTCGACAAGCGAATCCAGCACGCGGAATGGGAATTAGCAACAGAAGATATAGAGGGTCATCTACTAGACTTGCAAGAAGAACTCGCAACCCCGGTTTGGGAGATCCCATCAAAATACGGCTACTTATGGGAATTTGATGATGGAGAGTCAGTCAGTGAAGAGGTATCTGAAAGTGAGGACAGATCTGAAAAATTGTATGATTCTGACCAACAAGTCGTACATGAGGATGATGCTCAAGCAGCCTGA
- a CDS encoding permease family-domain-containing protein — translation MATSPEQQGVAPTPNQEDVDIVQHLGRSRYFGFRDFLDRVDHYVTTSAFGYFFTLSGTGHPQAIVGATFFREVRAGITTFATMAYIIAVNAALLAQSGGTCVCDLTDRHACDKIDSYVACKEDIRRDIVTATAAVSGLASFMFGFLTNLPVALAPGMGLNAYFTFQVVGYNGSGPISYRLALTAVFVEGLIFIFLALTGMRQWLVKLIPSTIKTATGVGIGFFLTEIGLSYSAGIGVITGGAKATPLALGGCPQEMLDEVTGMCTEGQMSSPKLWVAVFCGGIVTAFLMAFRVKYALILGITLVSVLSWPRNTPITYFPHTDEGDSRFDFFSQVVMWHPIERTLNQLDWSFGGSASQFALALFTFLYVDIIDATATLYSMVRFCGVVNPRDGDFPRSTLAYCTDAFFISVGALLGSSPVTAFIESGAGIAEGGRTGLTAMTTGLCFAAAVFFAPIFASVPPWATGCTLILVGCMMIRQITQINWRYIGDVLPSFVVMTFIPFSYSVAYGLIAGVFVYAVLNGLVGLVVWATRGYVEPREYDLKEYWTWKGSGRAPWFIRAIRHGRNTSQENDEDQPGDAGHAMRDLDYDDRRENSSSRTASSGKDDQPTSPSNERWER, via the exons ATGGCAACCTCTCCAGAACAGCAAGGCGTTGCGCCTACGCCAAACCAAGAAGATGTCGACATTGTCCAACATCTTGGCCGCTCTCGATACTTTGGTTTCCGTGACTTTCTTGATCGTGTTGATCACTATGTCACTACTTCAGCCTTTGGGTACTTCTTTACCCTCAGTGGTACTGGACAT CCTCAAGCAATTGTTGGAGCGACCTTCTTTCGAGAAGTTCGTGCTGGCATCACTACCTTTGCGACTATGGCGTACATCATCGCTGTCAAC GCTGCTCTGCTCGCTCAGTCTGGCGGCACTTGTGTCTGTGACTTGACGGATAGACACGCATGTGACAAGATTGATTCATATGTTGCTTGCAAAGAAG ACATTCGACGAGATATCGTCACTGCTACAGCTGCAGTCTCCGGCCTGGCAAGCTTCATGTTCGGCTTCCTCACCAACCTCCCTGTTGCCCTCGC CCCCGGTATGGGCCTCAACGCGTACTTCACCTTTCAAGTCGTCGGATACAACGGAAGCGGTCCTATCTCTTATCGTCTCGCCCTTACAGCTGTCTTTGTCGAGGGCCTTAttttcatcttcctcgccctCACTGGTATGCGGCAGTGGCTTGTCAAGCTGATCCCTTCCACTATCAAGACTGCCACAGGTGTTGGTATCGGTTTCTTCCTCACTGAAATCGGGCTTTCGTACTCTGCTGGTATTGGTGTTATCACCGGTGGTGCAAAGGCCACTCCTCTTGCGCTTGGAGGCTGTCCCCAGGAAATGCTTGATGAAGTGACTGGCATGTGTACGGAAGGACAGATGTCGAGTCCCAAG CTGTGGGTTGCTGTCTTTTGCGGCGGTATTGTCACTGCCTTTCTCATGGCGTTCCGCGTCAAGTACGCCCTCATCCTTGGCATCACTCTCGTTTCTGTTCTGTCATGGCC TCGCAATACTCCCATCACGTACTTCCCTCACACTGACGAGGGAGACTCCCGTTTTGATTTCTTCAGTCAAGTCGTTATGTGGCACCCGATCGAAAGAACTCTCAACCAGCTCGATTGGTCCTTTGGTGGATCGGCGTCTCAGTTTGCCCTTGCTCTCTTCACCTTCCTTTATGTCGACATCATCGATGCTACCGCTACTCTCTACTCAATGGTTCGCTTTTGTGGTGTTGTGAACCCTCGCGACGGTGACTTTCCTCGCTCGACTCTTGCGTATTGCACTGATGCGTTCTTCATCTCGGTCGGTGCTTTGTTGGGCAGTTCACCTGTTACCGCTTTCATCGAGAGTGGTGCCGGCATTGCTGAAGGCGGAAGAACTGGTTTGACTGCCATGACCACGGGACTATGCTTCGCCGCTGCCGTGTTCTTTGCGCCCATCTTTGCCTCTGTACCACCTTGGGCAACTGGTTGCACTCTGATTCTG GTGGGTTGCATGATGATCCGTCAAATCACCCAGATCAACTGGCGATATATCGGCGACGTCCTGCCCTCTTTCGTCGTCATGACATTCATCCCTTTTAGCTACAGCGTAGCCTATGGTCTCATCGC CGGTGTTTTCGTATACGCAGTCCTCAACGGTCTTGTCGGCCTCGTTGTCTGGGCTACCCGTGGCTATGTCGAGCCTCGCGAGTATGATCTCAAGGAGTACTGGACCTGGAAGGGTTCAGGCCGTGCTCCTTGGTTCATTCGTGCCATTCGCCACGGTCGAAACACTAGCCAGGAGAACGATGAAGACCAGCCAGGTGATGCTGGTCATGCCATGAGGGATCTTGACTACGACGATCGCCGTGAGAACAGCAGCTCCAGGACTGCTTCCAGCGGCAAAGACGATCAGCCTACGTCACCCTCCAATGAACGATGGGAGCGTTGA
- a CDS encoding ubiquitin carboxyl-terminal hydrolase, with the protein MSGGWNTIESDAGVFTSLIENLGVKDVQFEELLTLDPSELLSLQPVYGVIFLFKYPTDQPYATPEGPRDGSFDNAASENIFFAAQTIQNACATQALLSVLLNKTKDVEIGEKLGEFREFTMVLPPEFRGEALSNSDLIREVHNSFARSSPFADETDKTGAEAEDAFHFIAYTPINGTLYELDGLQPAPISHGACNSEDFATKVVDVLQRRIARYDTTEIRFNLLAMCRDLRQRARDFGDEELLAREERKRRDWMFENALRRHNFVGFAGEVMKGVVRSKIAEGGDAAYEKWVKESLERRKNAEQAMRGRAGGGDGDGDVDMGA; encoded by the exons ATGAGTGGCGGATGGAATACCA TTGAGTCCGATGCG GGTGTCTTTACCTCTCTCATCGAGAATCTTGGCGTCAAAGACGTTCAATTCGAAGAACTCCTCACACTGGACCCATCTGAGCTTCTGTCCTTACAGCCCGTCTACGGCGtgatcttcctcttcaagtACCCGACTGATCAACCATATGCGACACCCGAAGGACCCCGCGACGGCTCGTTCGACAATGCTGCATCCGAGAACATCTTCTTCGCCGCCCAGACGATTCAGAATGCATGCGCCACACAAGCTCTGTTGAGTGTACTACTCAACAAGACGAAGGATGTTGAAATAGGCGAGAAGCTTGGCGAGTTCAGAGAGTTCACCATGGTGTTGCCGCCCGAGTTCCGTGGTGAGGCGCTGAGCAACTCTGACCTCATCCGTGAGGTGCACAACAGCTTTGCTCGCAGCAGTCCTTTTGCCGACGAGACGGACAAGACTGGCGCCGAGGCAGAGGATGCGTTCCATTTTATCGCTTACACACCTATTAACGGTACACTCTACGAGCTCGACGGTCTGCAACCCGCGCCCATCTCCCACGGTGCTTGCAACTCCGAGGACTTTGCCACCAAGGTAGTCGATGTTCTTCAACGCCGTATTGCGCGATATGATACCACCGAGATTCGTTTCAACCTCCTCGCCATGTGCCGAGACCTACGACAGCGTGCGCGTGACTTTGGGGATGAGGAGCTGCTCGCAAGAGAAGAGCGCAAGCGAAGGGACTGGATGTTTGAGAATGCTCTGCGAAGACATAACTTTGTGGGCTTTGCGGGTGAGGTGATGAAGGGAGTTGTGCGCAGTAAGATCGCCGAGGGTGGTGATGCTGCCTATGAGAAGTGGGTGAAGGAGAGCCTggaaaggaggaagaatgcGGAGCAGGCCATGAGAGGTCGAGCTGGAGGTGGTGACggtgatggcgatgttgatATGGGAGCTTGA
- a CDS encoding phosphatidylserine decarboxylase-domain-containing protein, with protein MAPTLGFGPGSSKLGSHMLRNSFYTHGRWTNCYSPSASRHMFLASTRSRCLSRPSVSSIRTFASNSGKRPRFSQRLGEAMRNTKIQWYRIPVGLGIGFLGLVQFYKVSSREKERLENEDGQEGSRAPKKRARIRPDGPWQVQVMSTLPLKAISRLWGRFNELTIPYYLRVPGFKLYSWIFGVNLDEVAEPDLHVYPNLASFFYRTLKPGARPLDQDPHTLICPSDGKVLQFGQIQGNDIEQVKGMTYTIDALLGKNTPAPSISGTSGTSTPATSQGDVSEEESLVKQHEEFAQVNGISYTLPDLLTGTGKQAPAAKDESMPASPGTVSEVRAELALGERPWYDLISPDNTTSLYYAVIYLAPGDYHRFHSPTNWVVDRRRHFAGELYSVSPYLQRTLPGLFTLNERVVLLGRWRWGFFSYVPVGATNVGSIVINFDKELRTNSLLTDTAADRAAEEAARRGEVYHGFAEATYEAASPVLRGHALRRGEEMGGFQLGSTIVLVFEAPSSKTDENNRHVGWDWAVQKGQKVKMGQALGRVIE; from the exons ATGGCTCCAACCCTTGGTTTTGGGCCTGGCTCCTCCAAGCTCGGTAGTCACATGCTCCGCAACTCATTCTACACCCACGGCCGTTGGACAAATTGTTACTCGCCATCTGCCTCGCGACACATGTTTCTGGCCTCCACGAGATCGCGATGCCTATCACGGCCTTCGGTCTCTTCAATTCGAACCTTCGCCTCCAATTCGGGCAAGAGACCAAGATTTTCCCAGCGCCTCGGCGAGGCCATGCGAAACACCAAAATTCAATGGTACCGGATCCCTGTCGGTCTAGGTATTGGTTTCCTCGGTCTCGTCCAGTTTTATAAAGTCTCTTCCCGTGAAAAGGAGAGACTCGAGAATGAAGACGGACAGGAGGGTTCTAGGGCACCCAAGAAGCGTGCCAGAATCCGACCTGATGGTCCTTG GCAAGTCCAGGTCATGTCAACTCTACCCCTAAAGGCTATCTCTAGACTTTGGGGACGGTTTAATGAACTTACCATACCTTACTATCTTCGAGTTCCCGGTTTCAAACTTTATTCTTGGATTTTCGGTGTCAA CCTCGACGAAGTCGCCGAACCCGATCTTCACGTTTACCCCAACCTCGCATCCTTCTTCTACCGTACCCTCAAGCCCGGTGCTCGACCACTCGATCAGGATCCTCATACTCTCATCTGCCCTTCCGATGGAAAAGTACTTCAGTTTGGCCAGATTCAAGGCAATGACATTGAGCAAGTTAAGGGTATGACTTACACTATCGATGCTCTTCTTGGAAAGAATACTCCTGCCCCAAGCATCTCTGGCACGTCCGGTACCTCAACTCCTGCAACAAGCCAAGGCGACGTGTCGGAGGAGGAGTCGCTTGTTAAGCAGCACGAGGAGTTTGCTCAAGTCAATGGCATTTCATACACTCTCCCCGACCTTCTCACTGGCACCGGAAAACAGGCTCCTGCAGCTAAAGACGAGTCTATGCCCGCATCTCCTGGTACAGTCTCTGAGGTTCGTGCCGAACTGGCTCTGGGCGAGCGACCTTGGTACGATCTCATATCTCCCGACAACACTACATCGCTTTACTATGCAGTTATCTACTTGGCTCCCGGCGACTACCACCGCTTTCACTCTCCCACGAACTGGGTTGTTGACCGCCGACGCCACTTTGCAGGAGAACTCTATAGCGTGTCCCCATACCTTCAGCGAACCCTTCCTGGTCTTTTCACACTCAATGAGCGAGTAGTTCTCTTAGGACGTTGGCGCTGGGGTTTCTTCAGTTATGTCCCCGTTGGCGCCACCAACGTCGGCTCCATTGTGATCAACTTTGATAAGGAGCTTCGAACCAACAGCCTATTGACCGACACGGCAGCAGACCGTGCGGCAGAGGAGGCTGCCCGCAGGGGTGAAGTTTACCATGGATTTGCTGAAGCGACATACGAGGCAGCCAGCCCTGTTCTGCGGGGTCATGCGCTCCGACGCGGTGAAGAAATGGGCGGTTTCCAGTTAGGTAGCACCATCGTACTCGTTTTTGAGGCACCTTCAAGCAAAACGGATGAGAATAATAGACATGTCGGCTGGGATTGGGCTGTACAGAAGGGACAGAAGGTGAAAATGGGACAAGCTCTGGGACGTGTCATTGAGTGA
- a CDS encoding Nitroreductase-like protein, with protein sequence MAAKLSANALIELAKNRRSIYTLSKNLPISTQRITEIVNQTTLETPSSFNSQSNRVVVLYGAEHDKLWDITADTLKAIVPAETWEGTSKRISGFKAAAGTVLFYVDNAAVEAMQTKFAIYADRFPPWAVQSAGIQQYLLWTALEAEGLGANLQHYNPLIDEKVAETWKIPSTWTLNAQLVFGAKTAEAAPKDYAPLEERVKVFGA encoded by the coding sequence ATGGCTGCTAAACTCTCCGCCAACGCCCTCATCGAGCTGGCCAAGAACCGCCGCTCCATCTACACTCTCTCCAAGAACCTCCCCATCTCCACCCAGCGCATCACCGAGATCGTCAACCAAACCACTCTCGAGACCCCCTCATCCTTCAACTCCCAGTCCAACCGTGTCGTCGTCCTCTACGGCGCTGAGCACGACAAGCTCTGGGACATCACTGCCGATACCCTCAAGGCCATCGTCCCCGCCGAGACATGGGAGGGCACCTCTAAGCGCATCTCCGGCTTCAAGGCCGCTGCCGGAACTGTCCTCTTCTACGTCGACAACGCCGCCGTCGAGGCCATGCAGACCAAGTTCGCCATCTACGCTGATCGCTTCCCTCCCTGGGCCGTTCAGTCCGCTGGCATCCAGCAATACCTCCTCTGGACCGCTCTCGAGGCTGAGGGGCTCGGTGCCAACCTCCAGCACTACAACCCTctgattgatgagaaggttgCTGAGACTTGGAAGATTCCCTCTACCTGGACCCTCAACGCCCAGCTTGTCTTCGGTGCCAAGACCGCTGAGGCTGCCCCCAAGGACTATGCTCCTCTCGAGGAGCGTGTCAAGGTCTTTGGCgcttaa